Proteins from one Gossypium raimondii isolate GPD5lz chromosome 8, ASM2569854v1, whole genome shotgun sequence genomic window:
- the LOC105792692 gene encoding zinc finger CCCH domain-containing protein 19, producing the protein LKLLKDFTFLTLPAHCLLLLRFSVEETLKFFDNEQRQREADSGRRRRRRRRRRKEKEGGGGGGGGGGEEEEEEEEEEAEDWCFVCKDGGNLLLCDHKGCIKAYHPSCIGKKNKVLKSEGSWICHRHSCAECGGPPQFYCLACPDSVCRLCVWAYEFVRLKLDKGLCKTCFEFALLAEKNAEIDSEGEKLDFQDPTTDEFLFKEYLLIIMEQEELTFDDLHHAYSKRENYNSGSDYDKNKDKDDVISISDADNCSDYASDDSFDKIKRSRKKREPKNKICDLLKSHFANTLEPSILDGKRNGGESRSVNEDEQIISECKRPRTLTPYKVPIKVEYAVRKSCYASVVVENIKLVYLRRSLVEELLMHPDTFEEKVVGSFVRVKRKPGNCSGMTSFQLLLVTGVKKTSNAESNKGILLEVSCMPVDIPIDMLNDDDISEEECIDLQQRIKDGIIKRPTVVELEQKAKSLHEDITKHWIQRELVQLQGKIDFAHEKGRKYMLERFLYEREMLQKPSEQQRLLQKLPRVIAEEVEVKRTADRNYSGND; encoded by the exons CTTAAATTGCTCAaagattttacctttttaacaCTCCCTGCACACTGTCTCCTCCTTCTACGCTTCAGCGTTGAAGAAACATTGAAGTTTTTTGACAATGAGCAAAGACAAAGGGAAGCAGATagtggaagaagaagaagaagaagaagaagaagaagaaaagaaaaagaaggaggaggaggaggaggaggaggaggaggagaagaagaagaagaagaagaagaagaagaagcagaagaCTGGTGTTTTGTTTGTAAAGATGGTGGGAACTTGCTTCTTTGTGATCACAA GGGCTGTATAAAAGCTTATCACCCCAGCTGCATtggtaagaaaaataaagtactGAAGTCTGAAGGTAGCTGGATCTGCC ACAGGCATTCTTGTGCTGAATGTGGTGGCCCCCCTCAGTTTTACTGCCTCGCTTGCCCTGATTCTGTCTGTAGGCTCTGTGTTTGGGCATATGAGTTTGTGCGTCTTAAGTTGGACAAAGGACTATGCAAAACATGTTTTGAGTTCGCACTGCTTGCAGAAAAGAATGCAGAAATCGACTCCGAAGGA GAGAAGCTAGACTTTCAAGATCCAACGACGGATGAATTCTTGTTTAAAGAATATTTGTTGATAATAATGGAGCAAGAAGAGTTGACCTTTGATGATTTACATCATGCTTATTCGAAGAGGGAGAACTATAACAGTGGCTCGGATTATGATAAGAACAAAGATAAAGATGATGTAATCTCAATATCGGATGCTGATAACTGCTCAGATTACGCTTCAGATGATTCGTTTGACAAAATAAAGAGGTCTCGG AAGAAACGGGAACCAAAGAACAAAATATGTGATCTTTTGAAAAGTCATTTTGCTAATACTTTGGAACCATCGATATTGGATGGAAAGCGGAATGGTGGTGAAAGTCGTTCGGTGAATGAAGATGAACAAATTATCTCAGAATGCAAGAGGCCGAGAACATTGACCCCCTATAAAGTACCTATCAAGGTGGAATATGCGGTCCGAAAGAGTTGTTATGCTTCTGTAGTTGTTGAAAATATCAAACTTGTGTACTTAAGGAGGAGCTTAGTGGAGGAGCTGTTGATGCATCCTGATACATTTGAAGAAAAGGTTGTGGGAAGTTTTGTTAGAGTGAAGAGAAAGCCTGGAAACTGTTCGGGGATGACTTCTTTTCAGCTTTTGCTAGTTACTG GCGTAAAGAAAACCTCAAATGCTGAGAGCAACAAGGGGATTCTCCTCGAGGTTTCTTGCATGCCGGTTGATATTCCTATCGACATGCTTAATGATGATGACATCTCAGAG GAAGAATGCATAGATCTGCAACAGAGGATAAAAGATGGTATTATCAAAAGACCTACTGTT GTGGAGCTCGAACAGAAAGCCAAAAGTCTGCATGAAGATATAACAAAGCAT TGGATTCAGCGAGAATTAGTCCAATTGCAGGGTAAAATCGATTTCGCGCATGAGAAGGGACGGAAATACAT GTTGGAACGATTTCTGTATGAAAGGGAAATGCTGCAGAAACCGTCTGAACAGCAGCGACTACTTCAAAAGTTGCCGAGAGTGATTGCGGAGGAAGTCGAGGTTAAAAGAACTGCTGATAGGAATTACTCGGGAAATGATTGA